The Elaeis guineensis isolate ETL-2024a chromosome 3, EG11, whole genome shotgun sequence region ATATTGTAGGTCTACAATAGTAGTCACTTTAATATCAATAGATTAGTTGTAATATCACTGGTAGCCATTATATATAAAACATAAGATATAGCCAATGATTCGCgtcattattcaaaacaaatatTTTTCACTCTTTACATAAACAAAATAGTATTTTACAACCAAAATATTTAATTTGGGATTGATGATATAATTAACTAATTtagttatttattattattaacaTCTACTTTTTAGTATAACAGTTATATACTTTTTAAAATTAcatattataaatatttctcctagAAATCTAGCATTCCTTGGACTCAAAGTGGACTTATGGTAGACTAATGTGATAATCAGCCATAATATCAAAGACGTTTTGCCCCACCCAACTGGATCAAAATCCATGCTAGGATGAGAAATGAGTTAGAAAATTTCCTTCCTGCTTTTAGCATAGGTTCTGGTTTTATTGGCATGTATACTATACAAGAAGATTATGTTTTAGTGAAAGCAAATGTATcacaatttaaaaaatatattactatattttatgcatatttaTCCACATCTTGAGCATTCATTTTATAGTTTTGATTTTTGCTGGTTGATTGCACCAAAAAAATTTCCAACTATAATGGTCTATGTATGCGTTTGTATTGTTTACATATGTTATGTATTTGTGTTCtaccaacacacacacacacacacacacacacacacacacacacacacacacacatatatatatatatatatatatatatatatatatatatatatatatatatatgtatgtatgtatgtatgtatgtatatatatatatatatatatatatatatatatatatatatagatatatacatatatatatatatgtatgtatatatatatatatatacatatatatacacatatatatacatatatatacacatatatatacatatatataacatatatatacatatatatatatatatatagatatatatgtatgtatgtatgtatatatatatatatatatatatatatatatatatatatatatgtatgtatatatatatatatatatatatatatatatatatatatatatgtatgtatgtatgtatatatatatatatgtatgtatatatatatatatatatatatatatatatatatatatatatatatatgtatgtatatatatatatatgtatgtatatatatatatatgtgtgtgtgtgtgtgtgtgtgtgtgtgtgtgtgtgtgtacatatatatatatatatatatatatatatatatatatatatatatatatatacatatatatataatattatatacatatatatatatatatatatatatatatatatatatatatatacacaatatatatatatatatatatatatatatatatatatatatatatatatatatatgtatgtatgtgtatatatatatatatatatgtatgtatatatatgtatatatacatatatatatatatgtatgtgtgtatgtatgtatatatatatatatatatatgtatatatatgtatgtatgtatgtatgtatgtatgtatgtatatatatatatatatatatatatatatatatatatatatatatatatatatatatatatatatgtatgtatgtatgtatgtatgtatatatatatatatgtgtatatatatatatatgtatatatatgcatggtTGTACAAATTGACGATAATAGTTTAGTTAATCAATGAAATATATTAATCAAGACTTACATAATAGAATTGTTATTTTATAATTGTTGCTACCTAATACCATTGCAAACCAAAGCATTTGCAGATTATTGGTTAGCCAAAGTGTTCAtatttgatatctcgagattcaATCCACATTGAGCACATAGCGAGGTCTacgatgaaaaacggagtccaacgagaccaagatcaccccaaaagGAGTCTGGACGgtcaagatatgcatgattgaagacGGCACAGAATCTGGAGCGACGGTAGACCATCGGTAgccggcggcgggccggcggAGTGGTGGCAACGCGGTCGTGCGGCCCAGGCACGGCAACGCGTGGTTGGGCATGGTAGCGCATGGCGCCCGCCCCAGgtgcgggcgcggcccaggcgcgggcACACGGGCCGGCCCAAGCCTGAGCATGCAGGGTGCGGCCCATGCCCAGGCACGCAGCGCAGGCGTGGCCGAGGCCCACGCATAGGCCGACCCAGGCTCAGGCGCCTATTGGGAGCCAGTttgcccgatccaccgtggatcagGCGGTGCACAGAGGAGGGCATGGATGCGTGGGCATTTCCATGCATTTCTCGCAGTCCACGACACTGTTTCGTGGACCGATGCACGATCGGAGGGCATGGTTGATCCCGATCTCGATCCAACGGCTGGAGAAGttttttgggcttgattaggagtctttaacctaatctaattaggttttaaggcCTATGCTCAACTGAGACGGGGTGGTGGCTCGTTTTTCTGTGAGGTCGCGCGGTAACCAGGGAAACAAAGAATCCCTTGAAGAGAGGGAGCACGCAACGCTGAGAGAAAAAGGAGCAGAGCTCCTGGACAGCGATAGCGGTcatttcaggggttcagagggtcttcttaaagagagagcttttgtgaggaagaattttctgtgaggaagaaattgggtgtacgagggttgaggatgagatatcttcttgtaatatttttttctcatagtgaagtttgcatattcCGTGGAGCGAGCCTTTTCTGACTGATTTACATAAttgattattttctgttttatttcttctttcttcctgctgcatcgtgtggtatcaAAAATGTCCTattaggtggtgtcctggtcagacatccacccaatacaAAGCATTTAAAAATCTCAAATAATCATAACATTTGTATAAGAATATGAATTAATAACTATACattaatattttaagattttttaaggaaaaaaagaagattgtATAACAATTACCTAGATCCAAATTTTTGGAGATGGACCATAAAAAAAGCAGACTCAAATCTGTGGTTGCTAGGCAAAGTGGTATTACCACAAGACAAGCCCTAGTTCatgagtatatgaattattgattggcATGTATTATAGAGTATGCATAGATCTCCCTCAAATTAATAGGATAAAACATGAGATGCAAATTTTTGTAGCCTCCCCGAGCTATTCTCTAATTTAAAGTTTGGTTGATTTTGCTATAATTATTCCATCCTTATATCCTATACATCAATTCATTTCTTTTAgacaaagaaaaaatagaagtACACATTCCTTAATTGGATTTGTCTttgttaaaataataaaatattatattattgtgTTGGGAGGTCATGAATCATCATTATGCATATTAGCTCAAAAATGCATCAAATATGCCAACTTAGAAACCTCTGGTATCAAGAAGAAACAAGTGAGATTATGGGATGATTTCTTATTAATATTATGAGATGTCAATTTGTATTCAATCCTTTATTCATTATAGGAAAGATAAAGGTGAAAAGACTAAaacaatttatatatttattaaagtTCAATAAAAGAATGTCCTTCATTTATTTTAAAGCTACTACTTAATTATTATAGGTCTAAATTGTAGCCATTGTTAAGGGATCATGGGTCTCTCAATATATGTTATTATGCAATAACCAAACTTTAAGATATAGCTAATGACTCACATTTTCATTTCCATGCGGCAAAAAAATTCTTcacttttatataaaataaaatagcatTTTACAACTAAGATATATTGTTATTTCAAGTCAGGGTTGTATCTTTCGTACAAAAGAAGAATCACCTACCTTCACATCTAATTCATTATTGGATCACCCACCACACAGTTCTCAAAGCACCACGGACTTTGACATGCATCCTTTACATGTATCTCAACATAACTAGTGGATGATCAATAGTAGATTCATGCTAGAAAAGGTGAGTACTTCTTTTGCGCAAAAGATAGACCCCATCTTTTTTATCTGAGATCCATGATATCATTaacaatataattatttattattattacggTCTAATTTTTAGTATAATAATTTGCATTTTAACACTATATATAACAAATATTTCTCTCAAAATCCTAGCATCGCTTCGACTCAAATTAGAGATTTatgttaaataaatataatagctAACCACAATATGAAAATTGAAGCTTTGCACCACCCCAACGAGGAATCAACAAGATATTCCTAAGCTGCTTTTAGCATAGGTACTAGTTTTACTAGCATGTCTTTTGCTTGTGAAGGTTATGTTTGAGTAAGAATAAGTACATCACaattgaaaaatatattaaaaatatattaatatattttatccaTATTTATCCACATCTTGAGCATTCATTTGTAATTATGATTTTCACTAATTGATTGCAACAAACtaatattatttcaattaatcaatgaaaaaatattaaccaAGATTTTACAtagcatgatattatatatattttttcctaCCTAAAACTATTGCAAACCAAAGCAGTTGCAGATTACTAGTTAGGTTAAAAACATTGACAATCTTACATAATAATAACATTTATATATAGTTAATATCTAAATAttgacattttattttattttattattttattttattttatatttttgtcgAGAAAAAAGAGAAACCAACCTGCACTACAATTTCCTAGAtctagatttttggagaaaaaccaTATTCCCAGAATCAAACTCAAAATCTCTTGTTGCTGAGCACATAGGTATTACCACCCAACAAACCTAATTCACAAGTAGATAATTGCGATATATTGTAAGAGTAAGCATGGATCTCCGATCAATTAATAGGATAAAACATGAGATTCAAATTTTGTTAGCCATCTTTAGCTGCTTTTGGATTTAGTTGAGTCATCCTGGGAAATAGTACTCAAACAGTTCTTGGTTTAATTCTTTTACATTGGCGAATTTAGCCGTGCTGCCTTCAATTGAAAAGACACCAATAATCTTTTGCAAACATAGCACCTAAAACGCCTAAATTCAAATCCCGCTTCACTTGTGTACTGGTACCAAACATCATGGACAACTCAGCCTTTGTGTTACCAAGTGATCGACCACACTTAGGGCTCAGCTGAAAAATCGGTACAATACATTAAGGAGTCTAGACCTCCCCGTACTTGAAATGTGGCAATTTCCAGAGGCATTTTGTTTCTCCTTTCTTCTCACCGGGTGACGTTctcctttatttttattttattttctttattccgCGACACACGGAGGGGCCTGCAAGTAACTTACTAAACAAAATACTGAACGAAAGACTAAATAACTCATACCAAGATTGAGCAAAACCGACCTTAGCTCAGGCTCGATCGGTCCCATATTATACGGCTCAAAGCTTGGCTCCGCTCAAGTTCGTCTTTTAGACATTTGGATCAGCCGCTTAAacgccccccctttttttttttcttcttttttctttttgggtagGAAAAGCCTCTCTTTTTTAAAAAGGGATAAACACCAAATACTAGGGGCCATGGCATCCTCAAGAAATACCCTTAATACTGGCAAATGCCACTAAGCATTCTCATTTGAGGgtaccaataaaaaaaattactccaCTAACCCAGTGATATGTACagcatactaaaaaaaaaaaaaagaaccaaaaGCTGTAGTGAAATCTTGAAGAAATCGTATGATTGATGATCAATTAAATTCTGCACCCAGTAATCTTCTTCCAACATATTCACAATCCCCTTGATAAAATGGCAGTAGGCAGAAATCAGTCAGCTCTTAGCATGATAAAAAGCCAGAAACAACCGGGTCAAGCCAACAACCGCGGCACTCGATCTGTGGAGTCCTTGTCTTCGTTGCCTGCTCACAGAATTTTTCATTGTAGTAAAAGACCAAGCAGTGATACAAAGTGAAACTTCGTCATTCAAACATGAGCAACAAATGCATGAGCCCGAGGCAGTACCTATTTGTGGGACTCTGTATTCCACGACCACGGATATATCTGCTCAAAAGCTCTGTATAATTGATCCCTTGACTGAGCACACAAGACACCACCACCAAAACATCAAGCAATTTGATAATATCAAAGACTGAACTTGATGCTAAAGGAATAATAGGCACTTAAATACCTTGGCTCCTGTGAGAACTATCTTTCCCGACGCGAAAATGAGAAGTACAATCTTTGGGTCCTTCATTCGGTAGATCAGGCCCGGAAAGATCTCTGGTTCAAACTATTAGAAGGGCCAACACAAATCtataatcaaagaaaaatagtACCAGATAATAATTGTACCAACCTATTGAAGCTGTGAATAGAGCCTAGAGTCTTGCCAAGAAACTTACAGTGCAGAATGCATCATGATGTAATGAAAGACGTTCTAGCCTTATTGGAAATTTGACATCAGACGAGGCAACAACATTCTGAACTTTAAAGTCCTAATTAAGTAGAGGCAATAGTTCAACATCACTAGAgatgttttgatgatattataggCCAACAATATGAAAGCAGAGTATGCATGGTAACACACAAGAATGCATGTCCATGCCCTTAAAAGAGGGCATTCACCATTTTGTTCTATTATTTACCATGAACTGTGCTTGAAAGCCAATCTTCTGAACAATGCGAGCATACTGAAAAGAAGAGACATCATGTTAGATCAAAATAACATCATCCAAATGACTGAACATTAGCAAATCTAATGACAAATTGCACATGTTCACAGTCAGGCTACCAGATAATTTAAGTTAGGAATTGCTTACCTTTCTTGCAGCTAGTTTTGATTGCTCTTCACTCTTAGCTCCGGTACAAACCTGAAAGACAACCATTTGTGGTCACCTTAAGCATATGGTAAAGAGAGGAAACAGAATATTCAAACTAAAAATATTATCTTTCACTGGGCTGACATATGTATGAGTCACAAAATAGTGAAAATCAAGCAGCCCATCTTGACTAGTTATTTTGTGCAAGCATGGAATGAAGACAAAAATAAGTgtcatttcaaccttttaaaattACAAACTCCATTGACTTGATTGTGTGATACTCAGTATTTACTAGGTCAGTGCCCACTATGCCCATATGAGCAATAATAAGAGGAACACTTCAAGATTAATGGTTTATAATTTTTGGGGAAAAAATATCCTATTGAAGGCCTGTTTGGGAAGTTCCTGCTGGATCTGCAGGAAAGAGAATGTGTGGATGGACCATTGAGAGAGGAAGGAGCAAAAGTCGGATAGCGCAGGAGATTGCAAGGCCTGATACCCGCCGGATAAAAAAAGAAAGCATCAAAAggtctttttttcaaaaagaattccTTGGAAATCTTCCATGCCAACTTCCAGGCTCTCCCTTCCCTGCTTCTGCTCCCCCCTCTCTTTGCCACCACCACCCCACCCCCCCTTCCTGCTCTCTTCCCTGCTGACCCACCAGATGTGGCAGTAACTTCCCAAACAGACCCTAGCAGCAATGACATAAGTACTGGCACAATTAAGTTAAAGACCACAAAAAACATAGGTATACCAAGTCCTTGGCAAACAAGCAAGCTTATCAAGCAAATGAAGTTTAGAATCAACAATTTAACAATAATTATTACTCTGATTAGTCAGAGTACAGTGAATCCATTTTGGTCCCCGTGAACTTCCACTAATTCACAAGCAACTCCGTATCAGCAACCATCCCAAAGCTTGATATAACCATTGACTAAAACAGTGAATAAAACAGAAAAATACTAAAAAGGCCAGAATATTGAGTGATGAAACCATTATTCACCTTATGACAACATCATTTATCTCTTCATATTATGACATACATAATTCAGAAAAAAAGGTCTATATATGTTTTTGAGGCCAAACAGAAATTGAGCAAATCTTGAAATTAATATGGAGAACAAAACATGTCACACTTTAAGATATCTTTGGACAGAATTCATGAATGTATTAATTCTGTTTCCTCACTTTAACTTGCATATTTCATTATGCAGCAGTTTATTCTCACAATATCCCTTATGGGATCTGGTGCCCTAATTCTGGTATGATTACACTGTTCTCATGATATacctaaataaataatatattacacATATAATCTTCAGTAGTTCTTCCAACCCAAATAAGTTATGCTTTTGTTATAGTTTCATGTTATTTGATAACCACGTCTTGATCCATACATTGTTTATTACCAACCACTCACCTACTATAAGAAACCAAGAATCTTTTCTTAATCAGACATTTGACTTCGTTATTAAAAacagaaaaatgtgaataaagtTGGACCATAATATAAGATTTTTACCCAGTCAACTTCAAGATGTAGTATGTTTACAAGAGCTTATGTACAAAACCAAAAGTCTCAAAATAATTAAGAATTGATCAATGTCACTATTATTTCCCATTGTAATCAAGAATAAAAAAGATGAGATTTACATGATAAGAATTGTTTTAAAACTGGTAGTGAGCAACTAATAGGAGCAGCAGTCGAGGGAGTGCCACCAGAAAGAGTTTGCATATAAATGCAGTTTTACAAACTAACAAATCACAACCAATTTCTAGTTACTACAACATACAGTCCGATTACATCAAAAAGAAGTTATCTTGGGTTAAAACAACAGTGCCCAAGGATCTTGAACAGCCACAAGATAATGAACCAAAACCAACCCCAATATCGTTGGGCGAAAACAACATTATCCAATTATCTTCTAAAACATTGTGTAAAAAGGTTGTGTACAGCCTTTCTTGCTGATTATGTGAGGTCTCAAAATAGACAAAAATGATGATTTAGGAAATGACTGATTATGGCATGATAAATGTACATAACCCTTGATTTATTCATTAATGTTGAGACTGCAAGCTCGTtaaggtgaaaaaaaaaaaaaactatcaacGTGACTATTGTCAGTGATTAGCTCATATCACAGAGGAAAACCATATAGATTGTGAAGATGAATAGGAAAGGGccttttgtatcaaaaaaaaagaaaggaaagtgcCTTTTTTCTTCAAGACTTTCAAGCCAAGTTCATAATTTCGAAATACAATTAAGCTAGATTATCCCAGAATTTTCAGTACACAACAGGATTTCACTTGGTCCTCATGCCTTACACTTGGAGAGCCTTCTGTAAAGATATTATCTAAATGAACTAAATTACCAAACAAGAACCACCTTAAATTCTTCCATAATGACATTCTTCCAAATCTAGGGCAGACTCATCTAATAACTCCATACATTGCCTTGACATTTTATTCACTCTCTATCATAGAACAACATTATATCAGACATATATCTCCTATTATCTTCCCCACATACTACCATGACAATCAAGGTTCCCAAAACTACTACCGGGACCCATGCCAGTCATTCCACTGTACCATACTCGGGGCATTTCagcctctttatttttatttttattttcagattttgagCCGAAATCCACAAACTATGTGCCGGcttcaattcaaaatttgaaaataaaaaaaaggttcAAAACCACTCTCTGGTGGTCCAAAACGAAGAGCGGGAGAAAGAAGGGTGtgggagaagaagaaggaagagagagagaggggaggggagggtgaGGGATAggaaggagggagagagggagagagaagaaggagaaagggaggaagagagaggaagaaggagaaagaggggCTCGAAAGCCCTCATCGTCGGGTGTGGGGGGCTCTTGAAGCCCCAACCCTAACCTTGCATATGTGTCAGAAAGAgggatagagagggagaagagggaaggACATGTACCTTTGATGCCTCCTACCATCGAGGTCCAAGCATGAGGGAAGACAAAGGTCTCGAGCAGGGGAAGAGACAAGGATGTGAGCACAGGGCAGAGGCGAGGAATCGATCGAAATAGCGGAATTTGGTAGGGGGGTCTATATCAAACTGAATGCAAGGTTTGAACCATGCCAGTAGCCGAGCTGATTCATGCCTGTCTAGCATGGTTTGGCCTTCCCTAACAATAAATTTCCACTTACCTTCTTAAGATTCTAACCTATCATAGAAGCCATCACAAGTAGTAGAAATCCTTCTTTTTGCTATCCCAAATGCCATTATGCAACTAAGTATTCTTTCTCTAATCCATCCTTACATATCTCATGATTCTTTTTGAAATCAATGCCAGAAGAGGCTCAATAGTTAAGAGCATAACCAAAAATTTTGTTCCTTCGCAGTTTTAAGTACAGTCATCAACTAAGCTCCGAAACCATATGACCATCATCGTGATAGTTGATGATGGTCGGTGATGAAGAATGATGTAGTAGTGGTGGCAATACTTCTATCCATTACCATGATAGAAATTAGTGGTAGCCGTGATGGTTGTGGAAATGTGATAAAAGAAATTTGagaaagattaaaaggtccaaaatagggaggaaaaaagagagatgtgGAGATTGTTTAAGTACATAGACTAAACTAACGCAACTAAGTTGGAGGTAGGAAGAAGGAAGTGCCTTTAAATTATATCCTCTGCTACCCATCATATTTGAAGTGCATTTAAATGAACCATGCCTATTGAACTTCAAGAAGAACAAAGTGGCAACATTACATAATTTGACCCTCCAATGAAAGCAAAGCAACTCCAGACAAAGAGGCAGTGTAATCAAACCAAGATAATTCAAATATTAATCAAACCCAGATCCATACTGTTGACATTGTACTAGAATAGTCTATGAATTGATTATGTAATGTAGCTTAAATGCGATAAGGACAGAAGACTGAGATCTTAAATGTTTTTCATAGTCATGTGATTGCTTATTCTTCTTACAATCTGATTCTGCTTTTCCTGTGAAAGATGATCCAGTTAATATTTACTGCATATACAAAATACTGAAAAAACATTGCATATGTAAAATATTGAAAAGGTTGAAGGAATTCAAAAGAAGTTAAAATATCACCTATTTTAACAAGTACACCAAGCTTAAGTGATATAATTACTCCCTTGTAATCTCCAATGGCTCTCCAATTCCTATGTAAAAGACAGCTCAAGCTAATGTATATACAAAAACTGCAAGTGTCCATTTGCCCATAGCTTCATCCTCTGTCAAATCTCTTTAGAACTCCGTATTCTCACTACAGCAGCCAAATGCGCACAACTTTATACAAAATGTGTACATCATCAGCCACCAGCCACCACGCATCAGATGCCCAATCTTAATGATGAGTTGCCACCCAACTCCCCAGCCATCATCACCCCCTccctttcttagacaccaacctcaTATTTATTACAAGGGTGAGCTAAGTACACAAACCGATTAGCTAACTGCACTTTGCTCAGATAGTTGGCATCCTTCCACACATGGGAAAAGCCCTGAATTTGAACCGATGTGATGGTGTCTCCATTGTAATTCTAAATAgcaaaaaagcaaagaaaaatctAATTGGTTTCAGGTCTGAAATCTGCACTGACCGTCCAACATAAAGGCCAGACCTGATTTTTGAGCCATTTTAGGACAAGTAGTCTTTCTTCAATTTGGTCAAATTTTACTGGTCACAACTAAATTATGGTTGCGGAGGCATGCCAGGGTTTGGAACTCTATTTCAACCTATGTGTCAAAATGTGCAAAACTAGGCCAGGCCAAGGTTAAATGCCAGCGTACTTGCAACACCTGTGGAGAAGAAATGGAGGCAGGGAATGGTTGAAAGAGGGATGCAGACATTGGTAGTGATAGGAAAGACATCATATGTAAGATGGAGAACAGCGTTCATAAATTACACAAGGACATGtgcttgaaaaaagaaaaaaagaaaggaatgcAGTGATGATAAGATGTATCATTCTGATGGTTCAAATATGACAGGGATTGCATTATGATATTCCTAATTAAAAAGAATAATTTGAATGTAAAAATAAGCTAAACTAGCTAAAAGAATAATTCTTTTCATGAGATTACAGTCCTCTTGCATGTCAATATGCAAGTTGATATTTACAGCACAATGTGAGATAGAAGGACAACCACATTTATACTCACCAATTTACCAGAAGCAAATATCAGTGCTGTTGTTTTCGGCTCTCTTATTCTCATGATAACAGCAGCAAATCGCTAAAACAAAGAGATGGGTTTGATTGGTATATTAAATATACAAAGTACAAGTTGATTAAATTGGTATAAAAT contains the following coding sequences:
- the LOC140856440 gene encoding TATA-box-binding protein 2-like, encoding MAQYNLEGCQSMDLAKHPSGIGLILQNIVSTVNLGCKLDLKMIALRARNAEYNPKRFAAVIMRIREPKTTALIFASGKLVCTGAKSEEQSKLAARKYARIVQKIGFQAQFMDFKVQNVVASSDVKFPIRLERLSLHHDAFCTFEPEIFPGLIYRMKDPKIVLLIFASGKIVLTGAKSRDQLYRAFEQIYPWSWNTESHK